In Fibrobacter sp. UWB2, one DNA window encodes the following:
- a CDS encoding radical SAM protein: MLMNTVSLDLLPIDSDFPLCQNGIDSAKLSSEQISMLQEGGFIVDDALDELQVIEDKFDAEKTESLMSVKLLLSTECNSNCQYCYQHFANYENSTISDAQIRTFVLWVNNYVVENNIQKFSLELFGGEPLLASKHLPLLFDLLNELKSNRRFSEFSVSIITNTSLFTDQILSLLVKNDVEFKFSIDGPKIVHDSRRPLKNGTSSYDKTIEAIKKIKEMGRIDLVTARFNLDKRNIEYLENVAQTLHELGVERLYCGRVFFRGKKTPYSANIINEKSYYQNGTCLKLFHVLSKYGYSDTPCVIEPSRVCQFYRLHSYVVSPKLEVAKCDELLDIKELQVGYIDSSGFLKKVGKNYQLQTGRTPSKDIECKNCAYLPICGMGCPIEAMNLTGNPLNHVCMNKELLQEKIKVLLMANNE, translated from the coding sequence ATGCTGATGAATACGGTTTCCTTGGATTTGTTACCAATAGATTCAGATTTTCCGCTATGTCAGAATGGAATTGATAGTGCAAAATTATCTTCAGAACAAATTTCTATGCTTCAAGAGGGCGGTTTTATTGTCGATGATGCTCTTGATGAACTGCAGGTTATAGAGGATAAATTTGACGCGGAAAAAACAGAATCGTTGATGTCCGTAAAACTGCTCTTATCAACGGAATGTAATTCAAATTGCCAATATTGTTATCAGCATTTTGCCAATTATGAAAACTCAACAATAAGTGATGCGCAAATTCGCACATTTGTTTTGTGGGTAAATAATTACGTTGTGGAAAATAATATTCAAAAATTTTCTCTGGAACTTTTTGGTGGGGAGCCTTTACTTGCATCAAAACACTTACCCTTGTTATTTGATTTGTTGAATGAATTGAAAAGCAATAGGCGTTTCAGTGAATTCTCCGTTTCTATAATAACCAATACTTCTTTGTTTACGGATCAAATCCTTTCGTTGTTGGTAAAAAATGATGTTGAGTTTAAGTTTTCCATTGACGGCCCTAAGATTGTGCATGATAGCAGAAGACCTTTAAAGAATGGTACTAGTTCTTATGATAAAACTATAGAAGCAATTAAAAAAATTAAAGAGATGGGACGGATTGATCTTGTCACGGCAAGATTTAATCTGGATAAAAGAAATATAGAATATTTGGAAAATGTTGCCCAAACTTTGCATGAATTGGGCGTAGAGCGCCTTTATTGCGGTAGAGTGTTTTTTCGAGGAAAAAAAACTCCTTACTCAGCGAATATTATAAATGAAAAAAGTTATTATCAAAATGGCACGTGTTTAAAATTATTCCATGTTCTTTCAAAATATGGGTATTCTGATACGCCTTGCGTTATAGAACCCTCTAGAGTTTGCCAGTTTTATCGTCTGCATAGTTACGTTGTGTCTCCAAAACTGGAGGTTGCTAAATGTGACGAACTTCTTGATATAAAGGAGCTGCAAGTGGGATATATAGATTCTAGTGGTTTTTTGAAAAAAGTTGGGAAAAACTATCAGCTTCAGACCGGAAGGACTCCGTCAAAAGATATTGAATGTAAAAATTGTGCATACCTTCCAATATGTGGAATGGGCTGTCCAATAGAGGCTATGAATTTGACGGGAAACCCTTTGAATCATGTTTGTATGAATAAAGAATTACTTCAGGAAAAAATAAAAGTTCTATTGATGGCTAATAATGAATAA
- a CDS encoding nodulation protein NfeD, with protein sequence MAFLATFSFADTTTVTTPVVDSAKTEISAPKKQAVWIKLEGDVDPTMYEFCARAIGEALEKKPDAIVFEINTFGGRLDAAFDLVDTIMAVKDVETIALVKKKAISAGSLIALACKKLYMLEATTIGDCAPIVQGGDGTPQIVGEKIQSPLRAKFRNLAQRNGYPELLASSFVTPELEVLELTAKLDKGKATERDTTLIIEGKKFAVLDSAEKKFWGAPKILVKEGELLTMTDKEAEELGFSRGTFKNRDDFETKLAFEKKSEVETNTGEKLASAIAAISGILLILGFGALYIEFKTPGFGMFGIIGIILIGIVFFGQFAPQLDGYIPAILLIAGVILFLVEIFVMPGTYLFGVGGIACMIIALIMSFDSANIPEYVPDAVETTFDATPWLFGLFFVLGSAAVALIIPIAASKYLIPLLPEGWTPMLKTDMETAVSPTEAVQEVAIGTVGTAKTFLRPVGQANFTMPDGSTKLFDVQTHGEIIEAGQNVKVEAVQEGHIWVTRA encoded by the coding sequence TTGGCATTTTTAGCCACATTTTCGTTCGCAGACACGACAACCGTCACAACACCAGTGGTCGATTCCGCAAAAACCGAGATTTCAGCCCCCAAAAAGCAGGCGGTCTGGATTAAACTGGAAGGCGACGTCGACCCCACCATGTATGAATTCTGCGCACGCGCCATCGGTGAAGCCCTCGAAAAAAAGCCTGACGCCATCGTCTTTGAAATCAATACGTTCGGCGGACGACTCGATGCCGCCTTCGACCTCGTCGATACCATCATGGCCGTCAAGGACGTCGAAACAATCGCCCTCGTAAAGAAAAAGGCCATCAGTGCAGGTAGCCTCATCGCCCTCGCCTGCAAAAAGCTCTACATGCTCGAAGCGACAACCATCGGCGACTGCGCCCCGATTGTGCAGGGTGGCGACGGCACTCCGCAAATCGTCGGTGAAAAAATCCAGTCCCCGCTCCGCGCCAAGTTCAGAAACCTCGCCCAGCGCAACGGCTACCCGGAACTCTTAGCCTCTTCGTTCGTGACTCCGGAACTCGAAGTGCTCGAACTCACCGCCAAGCTCGACAAGGGAAAGGCCACGGAACGCGACACGACGCTCATCATCGAAGGCAAGAAATTTGCAGTTCTCGATAGCGCCGAAAAGAAATTCTGGGGAGCCCCCAAGATTCTCGTAAAAGAAGGCGAACTTTTGACCATGACCGACAAGGAAGCCGAAGAACTCGGATTTTCAAGGGGCACGTTCAAGAACCGCGATGACTTTGAGACAAAGCTCGCCTTCGAAAAGAAAAGCGAAGTGGAAACGAATACCGGAGAAAAGCTTGCAAGCGCCATTGCCGCCATCTCGGGCATTCTCCTGATTCTCGGATTCGGGGCACTCTACATTGAATTCAAGACGCCTGGATTCGGGATGTTCGGCATTATCGGCATCATCCTTATCGGCATCGTCTTCTTCGGGCAGTTCGCACCGCAGCTTGACGGCTACATTCCGGCAATCTTGCTAATCGCAGGTGTGATTTTGTTCCTAGTCGAGATATTCGTCATGCCGGGCACATACCTCTTTGGCGTTGGCGGTATCGCTTGCATGATCATCGCACTCATCATGAGCTTTGACTCGGCAAACATCCCCGAATACGTCCCCGATGCAGTCGAAACGACATTTGACGCGACCCCATGGCTATTCGGGCTGTTCTTTGTTCTCGGGAGCGCCGCAGTAGCCCTTATCATTCCGATTGCTGCAAGCAAGTACCTGATTCCGCTTTTACCCGAAGGCTGGACGCCCATGCTCAAGACCGACATGGAAACCGCAGTCTCCCCGACCGAAGCCGTTCAGGAAGTCGCTATCGGCACTGTCGGAACAGCAAAGACTTTCCTCCGCCCGGTAGGCCAGGCAAACTTTACCATGCCAGATGGCTCCACCAAGCTCTTTGACGTACAAACTCACGGCGAAATTATCGAAGCCGGGCAGAACGTCAAAGTCGAAGCCGTGCAGGAAGGTCACATCTGGGTCACCCGCGCCTAG
- the rpsO gene encoding 30S ribosomal protein S15: MATITKEKAAELTAKFGANEKDTGNVRVQIAILTEKIKNLTEHIKTNKKDFHSLRGLSMMVAKRKNLLKYYGEKDIIAQRALIKDLGLRG, translated from the coding sequence ATGGCTACTATCACTAAAGAAAAGGCTGCAGAACTCACCGCTAAGTTTGGTGCTAACGAAAAGGACACCGGTAACGTCCGCGTTCAGATCGCTATCCTCACGGAAAAGATCAAGAACCTCACCGAACACATCAAGACCAACAAGAAGGACTTCCACTCTCTCCGCGGTCTGTCCATGATGGTTGCAAAGCGCAAGAACCTTCTCAAGTACTACGGCGAAAAGGACATTATCGCTCAGCGTGCATTGATCAAGGATCTCGGTCTCCGCGGCTAA
- a CDS encoding response regulator, translating to MFIVTNVSFLYINRQAIDDSWDSLDEVAYASEAKMGFLGRSLLSALSNISTVVGMEENLLSENMVRMIRGTRIGPLVSVVRLYLPDGHIIADHAVVFDSSYIQHYQKIVSPKPYISKVGRDLVHSENIVFEQLVPVRRRGQVVAMLSAVSEIKPLYGYVATNAFKGKASLIVVDRRDGSFVVEKTGKWKNFNEFVRNIQTKKGYSVDEWAATVMKGESAHIAYEEASSDEAKLLVALPLFGGCWTQLLYVNENIAFARVDKIRKFYIGISAIELLVILLYLLRMVWNARRMAEAESNEYSEIADALSGTYECIFYVNVLDDTFDTFHSDRLMNKLHEEVHGKDFFFESISSLRHNLYEDDLEIVMHFMEKGSFLKRLEENPSASVEYRLVIDGTPQFYRMKAIKSSKDENHVIVAVENIDSEVNKAIAQRQEMDRNNRVIESLASDFDFVNYVTLGEDASSDFVVTYRASSVLLKAIPGWSSEKSFSKRMDLLLKYLVCDSDKNQFQVQTSRDRLVSTLKNESVIHVNFKIKLEGKEVCYQMKIIADKDEIGNLKGIVFGLHSVDEEIKKQMEIQSNLKQNLEIIDILSEDYSSLFYFNLVDDTSGVLAVREDIRAAFKDPFANCERLEDVFKTFVLNMAHPDDREKLIGLASREYVAGQLMHQKRLTIVFRHLYGTEYKYTRLVFAKAEPVDVPPKLIAVGFVEVDAQYRAETEHQENIERIMSLSDQYEVVFDVNIDTGLFSVSLTGGKFKDVVNEETGEGVDFFKDREKDVRKIVYKDDVDSVLSSLNRDTVIARLQHDNSFFQDYRRVTSEGLKWYRMKVTKMGDWSKSRRVLVGLFNNDVVYRKEMAQQAALEQALEMAKSASRAKTMFLNNMSHDIRTPMNAIIGYTELATIHIGNKEQVRNFLGKIELSSNHLLSLINDVLDMSRIESGKLNLNEKLEHLPEIIHTLKDIVQADINAKNLQFFANSVGIRNEDVVCDRLRLNQVLLNVISNAIKYTPAGGSIWFSVEQKESDEDGYGVYEFRIKDSGIGMSEDFLPKIYDAFTRVNSSTVSGIQGTGLGMAITKNIVDMMDGTIDIKSKVDEGTDVVLNFKFALAGAEHELERVKELEGKRILVVDDDVDCAKSIPQIFKELGVEAECCYSGADALERVKAAKAEGHLYDAFLVDWRMPNMDGMKTTSMLRELLGNDILVIVMSAYEWSDIEDKATEVGIHNFVSKPVFPSDARDTLMRSFGLLQAETPVSDKKISFNGKKVLLVDDNELNREIAQEILEDCGILVTTACDGEKAVEYMKNVQPGACDLILMDVQMPIMDGYEATRLIRKLDNKVAAEIPIIAMTANAFADDQQAALDAGMNEHVAKPVNVNKLKEVLSRFL from the coding sequence TTGTTTATTGTAACAAACGTTTCTTTTTTGTATATCAACAGGCAGGCGATTGACGATAGCTGGGACTCCCTTGATGAAGTCGCCTATGCTTCCGAAGCGAAGATGGGCTTTTTAGGCCGTTCGCTTTTGAGCGCTCTTTCCAATATTTCGACCGTGGTGGGGATGGAAGAAAACCTCCTCTCCGAAAATATGGTGCGTATGATTCGCGGCACCCGCATCGGTCCCTTGGTGTCGGTGGTTCGCCTTTATTTGCCCGATGGTCACATTATTGCAGACCATGCCGTTGTTTTTGACTCTTCGTATATTCAGCATTATCAGAAAATCGTTTCTCCCAAGCCGTATATTTCGAAAGTCGGTCGCGATTTGGTCCACTCCGAAAATATTGTGTTCGAACAGCTAGTCCCTGTCCGCCGTAGGGGGCAGGTGGTGGCCATGCTTTCGGCTGTTTCTGAGATTAAGCCTTTGTATGGCTATGTGGCGACGAACGCCTTCAAGGGCAAGGCATCTTTGATTGTGGTGGACCGTAGAGACGGTTCCTTTGTTGTCGAAAAAACTGGAAAATGGAAAAACTTTAACGAGTTTGTAAGGAATATTCAGACAAAGAAAGGGTATTCTGTAGACGAGTGGGCGGCAACCGTGATGAAGGGAGAATCCGCCCATATAGCCTATGAGGAGGCTTCTTCGGACGAAGCTAAGCTTTTGGTGGCTTTGCCATTGTTTGGTGGTTGCTGGACCCAGCTTTTGTATGTGAACGAGAATATCGCCTTTGCGCGTGTGGATAAAATCCGCAAGTTCTATATCGGGATTTCGGCAATTGAACTTCTCGTGATTCTCTTGTATTTGCTCCGCATGGTGTGGAATGCCCGCCGCATGGCCGAAGCTGAAAGTAATGAGTATTCCGAAATTGCCGATGCCTTGAGCGGTACTTATGAATGCATTTTCTATGTGAACGTTTTGGATGACACTTTTGACACGTTCCATTCCGACAGGCTTATGAACAAGCTTCACGAAGAGGTGCATGGGAAGGACTTCTTCTTTGAATCTATATCGAGTTTGCGCCATAACCTGTATGAAGACGACCTTGAAATTGTGATGCACTTTATGGAAAAGGGGTCCTTCTTAAAGCGTCTAGAAGAGAATCCGAGTGCGTCTGTGGAATACAGGCTTGTCATTGATGGAACTCCGCAGTTCTATCGAATGAAGGCAATCAAGTCTAGCAAAGATGAAAACCATGTCATTGTTGCTGTGGAAAATATTGATTCCGAAGTCAACAAAGCTATTGCCCAGCGCCAAGAAATGGACCGCAACAACAGGGTTATTGAATCCCTGGCTTCAGACTTTGACTTTGTGAACTACGTAACGCTTGGCGAAGATGCTTCTTCGGACTTTGTTGTGACGTACCGCGCCAGTTCTGTGCTTTTGAAGGCAATCCCTGGATGGTCTTCTGAAAAGAGTTTCTCTAAGAGAATGGATCTGTTGCTCAAGTATCTTGTCTGTGATTCTGACAAAAATCAGTTCCAGGTGCAGACGAGCCGCGATCGCCTTGTCTCGACGTTGAAGAACGAATCGGTGATTCATGTCAACTTCAAGATCAAGCTTGAAGGCAAGGAAGTTTGTTACCAGATGAAGATTATTGCCGACAAGGATGAAATTGGCAATCTCAAGGGTATCGTTTTTGGTCTGCACAGTGTCGATGAAGAAATCAAGAAGCAGATGGAAATCCAGTCGAACCTGAAGCAGAACCTTGAAATTATCGACATTCTTTCGGAAGACTATTCGTCACTCTTCTACTTCAATCTTGTCGATGACACAAGCGGAGTCCTTGCTGTTCGTGAAGATATTAGGGCTGCTTTTAAGGATCCTTTTGCCAACTGCGAAAGGCTGGAAGATGTCTTTAAGACGTTTGTCCTGAATATGGCGCACCCGGATGACCGTGAAAAGCTTATCGGGCTTGCTTCTAGAGAGTATGTGGCCGGACAGCTTATGCACCAGAAGCGCTTGACCATTGTATTTAGACACCTCTACGGTACTGAATACAAGTACACGCGTCTCGTGTTTGCCAAGGCTGAACCTGTCGATGTCCCGCCGAAGCTTATCGCTGTTGGCTTTGTCGAAGTGGATGCCCAGTACCGTGCAGAAACGGAACACCAGGAAAATATTGAACGCATTATGAGCCTTTCGGACCAGTACGAAGTCGTGTTCGATGTCAATATCGATACGGGCTTGTTTAGCGTTTCGTTGACAGGCGGAAAGTTCAAAGATGTCGTTAATGAAGAGACTGGAGAAGGCGTTGACTTCTTTAAGGACAGGGAAAAGGATGTCCGCAAGATTGTCTATAAGGACGATGTTGATTCCGTGCTCTCTTCGCTTAATCGCGATACCGTAATTGCTCGCTTGCAACACGATAACTCCTTCTTCCAGGATTATCGACGTGTGACTAGCGAAGGGCTCAAGTGGTACCGCATGAAGGTGACCAAGATGGGCGACTGGTCCAAGTCTCGTCGAGTGCTTGTCGGCCTGTTCAATAACGATGTCGTTTACCGCAAGGAAATGGCGCAACAGGCGGCCCTTGAACAGGCGCTTGAAATGGCGAAGTCGGCGTCACGTGCAAAGACGATGTTCCTCAACAACATGAGCCATGATATCCGTACTCCGATGAATGCGATTATCGGCTATACGGAACTTGCGACAATCCATATTGGCAACAAGGAACAGGTGCGGAACTTCCTTGGAAAGATTGAGCTTTCTTCGAACCACCTGCTTTCGCTTATCAATGACGTGCTTGACATGAGCCGTATTGAATCGGGCAAGCTGAACTTGAATGAAAAGCTGGAACATCTTCCGGAAATAATCCATACGCTCAAGGATATTGTCCAGGCGGATATCAATGCGAAGAACTTGCAGTTCTTTGCCAATAGCGTCGGTATTCGTAACGAAGATGTTGTCTGTGATAGGCTCCGTTTGAACCAGGTGCTTTTGAACGTGATTTCAAACGCTATCAAGTACACGCCGGCGGGTGGCTCCATCTGGTTCTCTGTGGAACAGAAGGAATCGGACGAAGATGGCTATGGCGTTTACGAGTTCCGCATCAAGGACTCGGGCATTGGCATGAGCGAAGATTTCTTGCCGAAGATTTATGATGCGTTTACCCGTGTGAATTCCTCGACGGTCTCTGGCATCCAGGGAACGGGTCTTGGCATGGCGATTACAAAGAACATTGTCGACATGATGGATGGCACGATCGACATCAAGAGCAAGGTGGACGAAGGAACTGATGTTGTTCTGAATTTCAAGTTTGCTCTTGCCGGCGCTGAACATGAACTTGAACGCGTCAAGGAACTGGAAGGCAAAAGGATTCTCGTTGTCGATGACGATGTGGATTGTGCTAAGAGCATTCCGCAGATCTTTAAGGAACTCGGTGTTGAAGCTGAATGTTGCTATTCTGGCGCAGACGCCTTGGAACGTGTGAAGGCGGCGAAGGCCGAAGGTCACTTGTACGACGCCTTCCTTGTGGACTGGCGCATGCCGAACATGGATGGCATGAAAACGACGTCGATGCTTCGCGAGTTGCTCGGGAACGATATCCTTGTGATTGTGATGTCTGCCTATGAATGGTCGGATATCGAGGACAAGGCGACCGAAGTCGGAATCCATAACTTTGTAAGTAAACCTGTGTTCCCGTCGGATGCCCGTGATACGCTGATGCGCAGCTTTGGGCTTTTACAGGCGGAAACTCCGGTATCGGATAAGAAGATCAGCTTTAATGGCAAAAAGGTTTTGCTTGTCGATGATAACGAACTGAACCGCGAAATCGCCCAGGAAATTCTGGAGGACTGCGGAATACTCGTGACGACGGCTTGCGATGGCGAAAAGGCTGTGGAATACATGAAGAATGTACAGCCGGGCGCCTGCGACTTGATTTTGATGGACGTCCAGATGCCTATCATGGATGGTTACGAGGCGACGAGGCTTATTCGTAAGCTCGACAACAAGGTGGCTGCCGAAATCCCGATTATCGCGATGACGGCAAATGCCTTTGCTGATGACCAGCAGGCGGCACTTGATGCCGGCATGAACGAGCATGTGGCAAAACCAGTGAACGTCAACAAGCTGAAAGAAGTGCTTTCGAGGTTCCTTTGA
- a CDS encoding radical SAM protein, whose amino-acid sequence MNLIIIDSCTNSCPYCFAEKEMSKHRANTMSIETFEKVLRKIRATPYPVSVNVLGGEPLLHPQLGKMIEQLEVENNVSDYTILSGGVVKQNSFDFFSPNSRKISFLFNVNQKKDYRTEQSYNLVHDNIGRLIDRGFKVSLGFNIYQMDFNAQEIIEYCTTYGVSALRLAVAKPTYGMENPNLLMPKQYRELSPKVADLIEMASACNVKVNVDCMLPKCFFNDADLSRVIKAQPGVLDGVFGKCGIALDVTPQEDVFRCFATEEMQKKKLDDFENFEEMTDFFTDLFDNSSKRPDIFSKCKDCKYAENQTCKGDCYANWKDLDVKESFSSMIENIYNWIEKKDFEKAYSHLKEIKQNVPAVSLLWAYYWLSCGDKVRARSYARNVIILTNDNELIDNAKSILDFVSSN is encoded by the coding sequence ATGAATCTTATTATAATAGATTCCTGTACAAATTCATGTCCATATTGTTTTGCGGAAAAAGAAATGTCAAAACATAGGGCAAATACAATGTCTATAGAAACTTTTGAGAAGGTTTTGCGCAAAATTCGAGCAACACCATATCCTGTTTCTGTAAATGTTCTTGGAGGAGAACCCTTGCTTCATCCTCAATTAGGGAAGATGATTGAACAATTAGAAGTGGAAAATAATGTTTCCGATTACACGATACTTTCTGGTGGAGTTGTGAAACAAAATTCATTTGATTTTTTTTCGCCAAATTCAAGGAAAATAAGTTTTCTTTTCAATGTCAATCAGAAAAAAGATTACAGGACGGAGCAATCGTATAATCTTGTGCATGATAATATTGGTCGATTGATTGATAGGGGGTTCAAAGTCTCTTTGGGATTTAATATTTATCAGATGGATTTTAATGCGCAGGAAATTATTGAGTATTGTACAACTTATGGAGTGTCTGCTCTTAGGCTTGCAGTTGCGAAACCGACGTATGGCATGGAAAATCCGAATCTTTTAATGCCGAAACAATATAGAGAACTTTCGCCAAAGGTGGCGGATCTGATAGAAATGGCATCTGCGTGTAATGTGAAGGTGAATGTAGATTGCATGCTGCCAAAGTGTTTTTTCAATGATGCCGATTTGTCAAGAGTAATCAAAGCACAACCTGGGGTGCTAGACGGAGTGTTCGGCAAATGTGGAATTGCCTTAGATGTTACACCTCAAGAAGATGTATTTCGTTGTTTTGCGACCGAGGAAATGCAAAAAAAGAAACTTGATGATTTTGAAAACTTCGAAGAAATGACGGATTTTTTTACGGATTTGTTTGATAATAGTTCAAAACGCCCTGATATTTTCTCGAAATGCAAAGACTGTAAATATGCGGAAAATCAAACATGTAAAGGAGATTGCTATGCGAATTGGAAGGATCTTGATGTTAAAGAATCTTTTTCGTCAATGATTGAAAATATCTATAACTGGATTGAAAAAAAAGATTTTGAAAAGGCGTATTCCCATTTAAAAGAAATAAAGCAAAATGTTCCTGCTGTGTCTCTTTTGTGGGCGTATTATTGGCTATCTTGTGGTGATAAAGTAAGGGCTCGTAGCTACGCAAGAAATGTAATAATCTTAACAAATGATAATGAGTTGATTGATAATGCAAAGAGCATCCTTGATTTCGTTTCTTCTAACTAA
- the pnp gene encoding polyribonucleotide nucleotidyltransferase has product MSTEAYQAKYGKMLDPKEVSVNLPDGRVITFETGRIAKQARGSAVAKMGDAFVLSTVCYGEEKDGDFFPLTVEYREKSYAAGRLPGGYSKREPGRPSDEEILSARIIDRPIRPMFPENFTREVQVIVQVLSSDKKFAPDVLGVSAASLSIGLSELPFEQQVAAVRVAVVDGQNIVMPTYDQVAVADLDLVVAGTEDSVCMVEGGAYEVSEDTMIGAILAGHEVIKEMCKAQQQLVDRCSKPKMELKPKFVGEEHDKLVATVKEVVWDELNKDVHSNMVKTDFYPAMADLCAKMLEDPRILAIIGEGDAQDPKLAADAKGIFSELERTAMREMILNEGVRLDGRTTTEVRPIEIEMGVLPRAHGSAIFQRGETQGLVICTLGTKADEQRYESLQGEGSKSYMLHYNFPPFSVGECKKLGLSRREIGHGHLAERSLAAVLPLPEDFPYTIRVVSEIMESNGSSSMASVCGGCLSLMDAGVPIKAPVAGIAMGLISEKGSVKEGGKIKILTDITGTEDHLGDMDFKVTGTAEGITAFQMDIKIRGITPELMREALEQARQGRIHILGRMAELGLPAPRPHVSEKAPTMLKMRIPTTKIRDVIGSGGSVIKGMQAQTGCTINIDDNGNIDIAAPTGKAGEVCRRMIEELTAEPEPGRKYKGKVKTIQPFGAFVEILPGRDGLVHISELADHRVDKVEDVVHVGDEVEVLCLGVDPKGKVKLSMKALLPPKAAPAAEAAPEAPAAEAPTEA; this is encoded by the coding sequence ATGTCAACAGAAGCTTATCAAGCTAAATACGGCAAGATGCTCGACCCGAAGGAAGTGTCTGTAAACCTTCCGGATGGCCGTGTCATTACGTTTGAAACTGGCCGTATCGCAAAGCAGGCACGTGGTTCTGCTGTCGCCAAGATGGGGGACGCGTTTGTCCTTTCTACCGTTTGCTACGGTGAAGAAAAGGATGGTGACTTCTTCCCTCTGACAGTTGAATACCGCGAAAAGTCTTACGCTGCCGGACGCCTGCCTGGTGGCTATAGCAAGCGCGAACCGGGTCGTCCGAGCGATGAAGAAATTCTTTCTGCTCGTATCATCGACCGTCCGATTCGTCCGATGTTCCCGGAAAACTTCACTCGTGAAGTCCAGGTCATCGTTCAGGTTCTTTCTTCCGACAAGAAGTTTGCTCCGGACGTTCTTGGCGTAAGTGCCGCATCTCTTTCCATTGGTCTTTCTGAACTCCCGTTCGAACAGCAGGTCGCTGCCGTTCGCGTGGCTGTGGTCGATGGCCAGAACATCGTGATGCCGACTTATGACCAGGTTGCCGTGGCCGATCTAGACCTCGTGGTCGCCGGTACGGAAGACTCTGTGTGCATGGTCGAAGGTGGTGCTTACGAAGTGTCCGAAGACACGATGATTGGCGCTATCCTCGCAGGTCACGAAGTCATCAAGGAAATGTGCAAGGCCCAACAGCAACTGGTGGACCGCTGCTCCAAGCCGAAGATGGAACTCAAGCCGAAGTTTGTTGGTGAAGAACACGACAAGCTCGTTGCTACGGTTAAGGAAGTTGTCTGGGACGAACTGAACAAGGACGTCCACTCCAACATGGTGAAGACGGACTTCTATCCGGCTATGGCAGACCTCTGTGCCAAGATGCTCGAAGACCCGCGCATCCTCGCTATCATTGGCGAAGGTGATGCTCAGGATCCGAAGCTCGCTGCTGATGCAAAGGGCATCTTTAGCGAACTCGAACGCACGGCTATGCGCGAAATGATTTTGAACGAAGGCGTTCGTCTTGACGGCCGTACCACGACCGAAGTCCGCCCGATCGAAATCGAAATGGGCGTGCTCCCGCGTGCTCACGGTTCTGCAATCTTCCAGCGTGGCGAAACCCAGGGTCTCGTCATTTGTACGCTTGGAACAAAGGCTGACGAACAACGTTACGAAAGCTTGCAGGGCGAAGGTTCTAAAAGCTACATGCTTCATTACAACTTCCCACCGTTCTCCGTCGGTGAATGCAAGAAGCTCGGTCTTTCTCGCCGTGAAATTGGTCACGGTCACTTGGCCGAACGCTCCCTCGCTGCAGTCCTTCCGCTTCCGGAAGACTTCCCGTACACAATCCGCGTGGTTTCCGAAATCATGGAATCCAACGGTTCTTCTTCCATGGCCTCTGTTTGCGGTGGCTGCCTCAGCTTGATGGACGCTGGCGTTCCTATCAAGGCTCCGGTTGCAGGTATCGCCATGGGCCTCATCTCCGAAAAGGGCTCCGTCAAGGAAGGCGGCAAGATCAAGATCTTGACCGACATTACCGGTACGGAAGACCACCTCGGCGATATGGACTTCAAGGTGACGGGTACTGCTGAAGGTATCACGGCATTCCAGATGGACATCAAGATCCGCGGTATCACCCCGGAACTTATGCGTGAAGCTTTGGAACAGGCTCGTCAGGGCCGTATCCACATTCTCGGTCGCATGGCTGAACTTGGCCTCCCGGCACCGCGTCCGCACGTTTCTGAAAAGGCTCCGACGATGCTCAAAATGCGCATCCCGACCACGAAGATTCGTGACGTTATCGGTTCTGGTGGCTCTGTCATCAAGGGTATGCAGGCTCAGACGGGCTGCACCATCAACATTGACGACAACGGCAATATCGACATCGCCGCCCCGACGGGTAAGGCTGGTGAAGTTTGCCGCCGCATGATCGAAGAACTCACTGCAGAACCGGAACCGGGCCGCAAGTACAAGGGCAAGGTGAAGACGATCCAGCCGTTTGGTGCATTCGTCGAAATCCTCCCGGGTCGCGATGGTCTCGTTCACATCTCCGAACTTGCCGACCACCGTGTCGATAAGGTCGAAGACGTTGTTCACGTCGGTGACGAAGTCGAAGTGCTCTGCCTCGGTGTTGACCCGAAGGGCAAGGTGAAGCTCTCTATGAAGGCTTTGCTCCCTCCGAAGGCCGCTCCGGCTGCTGAAGCTGCTCCGGAAGCACCTGCTGCCGAAGCTCCGACTGAAGCATAG